Proteins encoded by one window of Babylonia areolata isolate BAREFJ2019XMU chromosome 8, ASM4173473v1, whole genome shotgun sequence:
- the LOC143284555 gene encoding UDP-N-acetylglucosamine transporter-like — protein sequence MTGRGDDADLGKLEAGRAAEIRARRAATGGGASPRVMKALSLLLLTPQYALLILSMRWARTRPGPLFVSSTAVLLAEVIKTLACLLIILGQERSPVLWARHLYKELLCRPWDFLKVSLPSLMFVIQNNLIFVAVSNLEAATFQVTYQLKILTTAVFSVVLLGKRLSRLQWVALVLLFTGVSIIQVQSTSSQTQASSSPTAQSPVLGLAAVIACCCLSGFANVFFEMLLKGGKQSVWVRNIQLGSSGTILGALAVWVHDGGKIRDQGFFYGYDSLVWGVVCMQSVGGLLVAAVIKYADNILKGFSTAGSILLSCLASVYIFDFQVTKEFVAGTTLVILAVYLYSSFPPAPPTIEMDIEAPVKKPKEEKQ from the exons CCTCCCCGCGGGTGATGAAGGCGCTGAGCCTCCTCCTGCTGACCCCGCAGTACGCCCTCCTGATCCTGTCCATGCGCTGGGCCCGCACCCGCCCCGGGCCCCTGTTCGTGTCGTCCACGGCCGTGCTGCTGGCCGAGGTCATCAAGACCCTGGCCTGCCTGCTCATCATCCTGGGCCAGGAGCGGAGCCCCGTGCTGTGGGCCAGGCACCTCTACAAGGAGCTGCTGTGCCGCCCCTGGGACTTCCTCAAGGTCTCGCTGCCCTCGCTCATGTTCGTCATCCAAAACAACCTCATCTTCGTGGCCGTGTCTAACTTGGAGGCTGCCACGTTTcag GTGACGTATCAGCTGAAGATTCTGACGACAGCAGTGTTCTCGGTGGTTCTGCTGGGGAAACGCCTCAGCCGTCTGCAGTGGGTTGCTCTGGTCCTGCTTTTCACTGGCGTTTCCATCATTCAG GTCCAATCCACGAGCAGTCAGACCCAGGCCAGCAGTAGCCCCACGGCCCAGAGTCCCGTGCTGGGACTGGCGGCGGTCATCGCCTGCTGCTGCCTGTCCGGATTCGCCAACGTGTTCTTCGAGATGCTGCTGAAGGGAGGCAAGCAGAGCGTGTGGGTCAGGAACATCCAGCTGGGCTCGTCTGGAACCATCCTGGGAGCACTGGCCGTCTGGGTGCATGATGGGGGCAAGATACGCGACCAG GGGTTTTTCTACGGCTACGACAGCTTGGTGTGGGGCGTGGTGTGCATGCAGTCAGTGGGCGGTCTGCTGGTGGCGGCGGTCATCAAGTACGCCGACAACATTCTGAAGGGATTCTCCACGGCTGGCTCCATCCTGCTCTCATGTCTGGCCTCCGTCTACATCTTTGACTTCCAG GTGACGAAGGAGTTTGTGGCGGGGACGACGCTGGTGATTCTGGCAGTCTACCTGTACAGTTCCTTTCCACCTGCCCCGCCCACCATAGAGATGGACATTGAGGCCCCCGTGAAAAAGCCGAAAGAAGAGAAGCAATAA